Proteins from a genomic interval of Capsicum annuum cultivar UCD-10X-F1 chromosome 4, UCD10Xv1.1, whole genome shotgun sequence:
- the LOC107869632 gene encoding dof zinc finger protein DOF3.5, which produces MLPYHSRPMIMMERTRKSNIEQAPNCPRCASTNTKFCYYNNYSLSQPRYFCKACRRYWTKGGSLRNVPVGGGCRKSRRSRSSRKDDNTLQSPSPAFETPGANIDLADVFAKYLNQGTANDHDDDDQDNNIILQESQDYSSIGASLSESPSSDSLVNNPTSFENESLFDETIMASFQDYPCGNFLQEEQGGPIDQVGNQDFLDFNTSFLEMQAMLGDEIIGQGEEFDHYNTSNFSWQSMMQFQDFGSILELDDQLKNSTSNLASDNNNYSSFDLSN; this is translated from the coding sequence ATGCTACCGTACCATTCAAGGCCAATGATCATGATGGAGAGAACACGAAAGTCCAACATTGAGCAAGCACCAAATTGTCCTAGGTGTGCCTCTACCAACACAAAATTTTGTTACTACAACAACTATAGCTTGTCACAACCTCGGTATTTTTGCAAAGCTTGCCGAAGATACTGGACTAAGGGTGGTTCTCTTAGAAATGTCCCCGTTGGTGGCGGTTGCCGGAAAAGCCGACGTTCAAGATCTTCACGAAAAGACGATAATACCCTTCAATCCCCTAGCCCCGCCTTCGAAACTCCCGGAGCTAACATTGATCTAGCCGATGTTTTTGCGAAGTACTTGAACCAAGGTACAGccaatgatcatgatgatgatgatcaagataataatattattcttcaagaatctcaagattaTTCTTCTATTGGAGCAAGCTTATCGGAATCTCCTTCATCAGATAGCTTGGTTAATAATCCCACTTCTTTTGAGAATGAGAGTCTATTTGATGAGACCATTATGGCCAGTTTTCAAGATTATCCTTGTGGTAATTTCCTTCAAGAGGAGCAAGGGGGTCCAATTGATCAAGTAGGTAAccaagattttcttgattttaacacaAGCTTTCTTGAAATGCAAGCCATGCTTGGGGATGAAATAATAGGGCAAGGGGAGGAATTTGATCATTATAACACAAGTAATTTTTCTTGGCAATCAATGATGCAGTTTCAAGATTTTGGATCAATTTTAGAACTAGATGATCAGCTCAAGAATTCAACATCAAACTTAGCCAGTGACAATAACAACTATAGCTCATTTGATCTATCTAACTAA